In a single window of the Pithys albifrons albifrons isolate INPA30051 chromosome 19, PitAlb_v1, whole genome shotgun sequence genome:
- the GALK1 gene encoding galactokinase translates to MGSAVQGRCGTRGRCGSRGGADAGGGARLGDGADRRGGAEPEEAVRDPGAVRCGAAMAEPVCPGSSPLLVAARRAHEAAFGGPALLAAWAPGRVNLIGEHTDYNGGFVLPMALQLGTVLVGSPTQDGTISILTTSAEADEPHRVQFPAPHHGSSLSPGQPRWANYIKGVIQHYRGGPVPGFSAVIASDIPLGGGLSSSAALEVATYTFLQQLCPDDGDLVAKALVCQKAEHTFAGMPCGIMDQFISVMGKEGHALLIDCRSLETVPVPLTDARLAVLITNSNVRHTLTGSEYPTRRRHCEEAAAALGKASLRDATMAELEAARSRLGEEVYRRARHVIGEIARTAQAARALQDRDYRMFGRLMVESHNSLRDDYEVSCPELDELVAAALEVDGVYGSRMTGGGFGGCTVTLLEAGAAERAQQHIQERYSGTATFYLTQPSGGSKVLPL, encoded by the exons ATGGGCAGTGCGGTTCAGGGGCGGTGCGGAACTCGGGGGCGGTGCGGATCCAGGGGCGGTGCAGATGCTGGGGGCGGTGCGAGACTCGGGGACGGTGCGGATCGCAGGGGCGGTGCGGAACCCGAGGAGGCGGTGCGGGACCCGGGGGCGGTACGGTGCGGTGCGGCCATGGCAGAGCCCGTGTGTCCCGGCTCGTCCCCGCTGTTGGTGGCCGCCCGCCGGGCGCACGAAGCGGCTTTCGGGGGGCCGGCGCTGCTGGCGGCGTGGGCTCCTGGCCGGGTCAACCTCATCGGCGAGCACACTGACTACAACGGCGGCTTCGTGCTGCCCATG GCTCTGCAACTGGGGACAGTGCTGGTGGGATCCCCCACGCAGGATGGGACCATCTCCATCCTCACCACCTCGGCGGAGGCGGATGAGCCCCACAGGGTGCAGTTCCCAGCTCCCCACCATGGCAGCTCCCTGAGCCCAGGACAGCCTCGCTGGGCCAACTACATCAAGGGTGTCATCCAGCACTACCGGG GTGGTCCCGTGCCAGGCTTCAGCGCCGTGATCGCCAGTGACATCCCCCTGGGTGGGGGCCtctccagctcagctgctctggaggTGGCCACTTACaccttcctccagcagctctgccctg atGATGGTGACTTGGTAGCCAAGGCACTGGTGTGCCAGAAAGCGGAGCACACGTTTGCTGGGATGCCCTGTGGGATCATGGACCAGTTCATATCTGTGATGGGCAAGGAAGGCCACGCGCTGCTCATCGACTGCAG GTCACTGGagactgtccctgtcccactgaCCGATGCCAGGCTGGCTGTCCTCATCACCAACTCCAACGTGCGGCACACGCTGACGGGCAGTGAGTACCCCACGCGCCGGCGGCACtgtgaggaggcagcagcagcacttggcaAGGCCAGCCTGCGGGATGCCACCATGGCTGAGCTGGAAG CGGCCCGGAGCCGGCTGGGCGAGGAGGTGTATCGGCGGGCCAGGCACGTCATCGGCGAGATAGCACGGACAGCTCAGGCAGCACGagctctgcaggacagggaCTACAGAATGTTCGGGAGGCTGATGGTGGAGAGTCACAACTCCCTCAG GGACGACTATGAAGTgagctgccctgagctggaTGAGCTGgtagcagcagctctggaagtCGATGGGGTTTATGGCAGCAGGATGACCGGGGGAGGCTTCGGAGGCTGCACAGTGACACTGCTggaagctggggctgcagagagagCCCAGCAACACATCCAG GAGAGATACAGCGGCACAGCCACCTTCTACCTCACCCAGCCCTCTGGAGGGTCAAAGGTGCTGCCCCTGTAG